The following are encoded in a window of Kaistia algarum genomic DNA:
- a CDS encoding 2-keto-4-pentenoate hydratase, whose product MPGKDAAEALAAERLADARLGQRMVEVLPFELRPSELTSAYRIQDRVHERLATTHFRRRIGWKIGCTTPVMQTYLGIPSPCAAGLFAGTRHASGVHLQPSDFRRVGIECEIGVRFGEDVSPEAASDPARIAASIREVFAAIEIVDDRYADWRNTDTPTLVADDFFAAGCVLGHAVPAGTIGDLAGLAGATFVNGAEVGRGIGADVLGHPLNALAFLAGNLAERGIDLRAGDIVLTGSLVETRWLNPGDDARIEIGGLGSVQILLGEAPAP is encoded by the coding sequence ATGCCGGGCAAAGATGCCGCTGAAGCTCTGGCCGCGGAGAGGCTTGCCGATGCACGTCTCGGACAGCGAATGGTCGAGGTGCTGCCTTTCGAACTGCGGCCATCCGAACTGACGAGTGCCTATCGCATTCAGGATCGTGTCCATGAGCGGCTCGCCACGACGCATTTCAGACGGCGGATCGGCTGGAAGATCGGCTGCACTACGCCGGTGATGCAGACCTATCTTGGCATCCCGTCGCCCTGTGCGGCCGGGCTGTTCGCCGGCACGCGGCATGCGAGCGGCGTCCATCTGCAACCGTCCGATTTCCGCCGCGTCGGCATCGAGTGCGAGATCGGCGTGCGCTTCGGCGAGGACGTCTCGCCCGAAGCCGCTTCGGACCCCGCACGGATCGCCGCCTCGATCCGCGAAGTCTTCGCCGCGATCGAGATCGTCGATGACCGCTATGCCGATTGGCGCAACACGGACACGCCGACCCTGGTGGCCGACGATTTCTTCGCCGCCGGCTGCGTGCTCGGCCATGCCGTGCCCGCGGGAACGATCGGAGACTTGGCCGGGCTTGCCGGCGCTACCTTCGTCAACGGCGCCGAAGTGGGGCGCGGCATTGGCGCCGATGTGCTCGGCCATCCGCTGAACGCGCTCGCTTTCCTCGCCGGCAATCTGGCCGAGCGCGGGATCGACCTTCGGGCCGGAGACATCGTGCTGACGGGGAGCCTGGTCGAAACGCGCTGGCTCAATCCGGGCGATGATGCGAGGATCGAAATCGGCGGCCTCGGCTCGGTGCAAATCTTGCTCGGCGAGGCGCCTGCCCCATAG
- a CDS encoding glycerate kinase type-2 family protein → MSMPAASDKEILSALFETALAAALPDGRYEGRLPDPPKGRTIVLGAGKGAARMAATFETAWSDAGHGPIEGLVVTRYGHGMPTRAVEVVEAAHPVPDAAGMRAAERILELAQGAGPDDLVVFLMSGGASALLSLPAPGLTLADKQVMNRALLKSGAPIGAMNRVRKSLSAIKGGRLAAAAAPARQITYLISDVPGDDPGAIGSGPTIPDISDPEASLAILAEYGIAIEPRIEAAIRANVVAKTEGGTAVMLATPKMALDAASAKARELGLHPLVLGDAIEGEAREVARVLSAMALYAVDHDEPVARPAVILSGGETTVTVRGKGRGGRNAEFLLALALALGGRKGISALACDTDGIDGSEDNAGAWFSDDVLSLARAAGLDPAARLADNDGYGFFSALDRLIVTGPTLTNVNDFRAILIR, encoded by the coding sequence ATGTCCATGCCGGCCGCCTCCGACAAGGAGATACTCTCCGCCCTGTTCGAGACCGCTCTCGCCGCGGCGCTGCCCGATGGGCGCTACGAGGGCCGGCTGCCTGATCCTCCCAAAGGCCGCACGATCGTGCTGGGTGCGGGCAAGGGCGCAGCCCGCATGGCGGCGACCTTCGAGACGGCGTGGAGCGACGCCGGCCATGGCCCGATCGAGGGGCTGGTGGTGACGCGTTATGGCCATGGCATGCCGACGCGGGCGGTCGAAGTGGTCGAGGCGGCGCATCCGGTTCCCGACGCCGCCGGGATGCGCGCAGCGGAGCGGATCCTGGAATTGGCACAGGGCGCCGGCCCCGACGATCTGGTCGTCTTCCTGATGTCCGGTGGTGCCTCGGCGCTCTTGTCGCTGCCGGCGCCGGGCCTGACGCTCGCCGACAAGCAGGTCATGAACCGCGCGCTGCTGAAGAGCGGGGCCCCGATCGGCGCCATGAACCGGGTGCGCAAATCGCTTTCGGCGATCAAGGGCGGCCGCCTCGCCGCCGCGGCCGCTCCGGCGCGGCAGATCACCTATCTCATATCCGACGTGCCGGGCGATGATCCCGGCGCGATCGGCTCCGGCCCGACCATTCCCGACATCTCCGATCCGGAAGCCTCGCTCGCCATCCTCGCCGAATACGGCATTGCCATCGAGCCGCGCATCGAAGCGGCGATCCGCGCCAATGTCGTGGCGAAGACCGAAGGCGGCACCGCTGTCATGCTGGCAACGCCGAAGATGGCGCTGGATGCCGCCAGCGCGAAGGCGCGCGAACTCGGCCTGCACCCACTGGTGCTCGGCGATGCGATCGAGGGCGAGGCGCGCGAGGTGGCGCGCGTGCTCTCGGCGATGGCGCTCTATGCCGTCGATCATGACGAGCCGGTGGCAAGGCCGGCCGTAATCCTTTCCGGCGGCGAGACGACCGTGACGGTCCGCGGCAAGGGCAGGGGTGGCCGAAACGCGGAATTCCTGCTGGCGCTGGCGTTGGCGCTGGGCGGACGCAAGGGCATTTCAGCGCTCGCCTGCGACACGGACGGCATCGATGGCTCGGAGGACAATGCCGGCGCCTGGTTCAGCGATGACGTCCTCTCCCTCGCGCGCGCGGCCGGACTCGATCCGGCAGCCCGCCTCGCCGACAATGACGGCTATGGCTTCTTTTCGGCGCTTGACCGGCTGATCGTGACGGGGCCGACGCTGACCAATGTCAACGACTTCCGCGCCATCCTGATACGGTAG
- a CDS encoding phytanoyl-CoA dioxygenase family protein, producing MKADNYTALRADRIWLTAENCRIDEFRALVERRTDPGDYPFASAILENLPVYDAAPIREAARQPRARRELMAEWVEAMTTGPGAVVLRGAFDDLDVVDRVSEHFRAMIAEEKAAGTGGGDHFAKPGANDRVWNALEKLCLRDPETFAAYYGNEILALVCEAWLGPGYQVTSQVNSVNPGGAAQSAHRDYHLGFQTAAEIEHYPVHVHRLSPMLTLQGAVAHCDMPTETGPTLYLPYSQAYLPGYLATGLPEFKAYFAANHVQLPLKKGDAAFFNPALFHAAGQNRTRDVRRMANLLQVSSAYGRAMESVDRARLCNALYPALAQMLDEGRIDRGAASRAIAAAAEGYSFPTNLDRDPPVGGLAPETQQALFLRALSEGWDPHAFDAALEAQALGKLA from the coding sequence ATGAAGGCCGACAACTACACCGCCTTGCGGGCGGATCGGATCTGGCTGACTGCGGAAAACTGCCGGATCGATGAATTCCGCGCGCTCGTCGAGCGACGAACCGATCCGGGCGACTATCCCTTTGCGAGCGCCATTCTCGAAAACCTGCCGGTCTATGACGCAGCGCCGATCCGCGAGGCGGCGCGCCAGCCACGCGCACGCCGGGAACTGATGGCGGAATGGGTCGAGGCGATGACCACCGGCCCCGGCGCGGTCGTGCTGCGCGGCGCCTTCGACGATCTCGACGTGGTCGACCGCGTCAGCGAGCATTTCCGCGCCATGATCGCCGAGGAGAAGGCAGCCGGCACGGGCGGCGGCGACCATTTCGCCAAGCCCGGCGCCAATGACCGCGTCTGGAACGCGCTCGAAAAGCTCTGCCTCCGCGATCCGGAGACCTTCGCGGCCTATTATGGCAACGAGATCCTCGCCCTTGTCTGCGAGGCTTGGCTGGGGCCCGGCTATCAAGTGACGTCGCAGGTCAACAGCGTCAATCCGGGCGGCGCGGCGCAATCGGCGCATCGCGACTATCATCTCGGCTTCCAGACGGCGGCCGAGATCGAGCATTATCCCGTCCATGTGCACCGCCTCTCGCCGATGCTCACTTTGCAGGGGGCGGTCGCCCATTGCGACATGCCGACCGAGACCGGGCCGACGCTCTATCTGCCCTATTCGCAGGCCTATCTACCCGGCTATCTCGCGACCGGGCTGCCGGAATTCAAAGCCTATTTCGCGGCGAACCACGTCCAGCTTCCCTTGAAGAAGGGCGACGCCGCCTTCTTCAATCCGGCCCTCTTCCACGCCGCCGGCCAGAACCGGACCCGCGATGTGCGCCGCATGGCCAATCTGCTGCAGGTTTCCTCCGCCTATGGCCGGGCGATGGAAAGCGTCGATCGTGCGCGCCTTTGCAATGCGCTCTACCCGGCGCTCGCGCAGATGCTGGACGAGGGGCGGATCGACCGCGGGGCGGCCAGCCGGGCCATTGCCGCCGCGGCGGAGGGCTATTCGTTCCCAACCAATCTCGATCGCGATCCGCCGGTCGGCGGCCTGGCGCCCGAGACGCAGCAGGCGCTCTTCCTGCGGGCGCTGTCGGAGGGCTGGGATCCGCACGCCTTCGATGCGGCATTGGAGGCGCAGGCGCTGGGCAAGCTCGCCTGA
- a CDS encoding sugar ABC transporter ATP-binding protein: MTHVAATAAQDLRQPFLSLAGIRKAYPGVVALSDFSMTVSPGEVIGLVGENGAGKSTLMKILGGVAAPDAGTITIDGVERSSFTVAESMKAGIAFVHQELNLFDNLDVAANIFVGREPRRGGFLNLVDNDRMHAMAEPLLRRLGAGFGPSTPLADLSLARRQMVEIAKALSMNARLVILDEPTSSLPMSETEKLLETIEALRSEGIAVIFISHRLHEIERAVGRVVVLRDGVLAGNLDRSEITHDRMVKMMIGRDLKVQIGTHEAKAGPVVLAAKGVRTTAYPHHELDISLRSGEILGLAGLVGAGRTELAQVLFGIDAPLGGSITLNGAEARIHSATEAIKKGIFLVPEDRKAAGVLLDLPIAENITLPNLGAHSRSLLVSRRKEVATAERERRSLGIRTPSVMTRTGSLSGGNQQKVVLAKWLAMDPKVMIFDEPTRGIDIGAKSEIYRLMRGLADKGVAVLMISSDMEEVIGVSDRIAVMHEGMISGTLDKKDFSQENILLLAVGRSIDGASANMQGRME; the protein is encoded by the coding sequence ATGACCCATGTTGCCGCCACCGCCGCGCAGGATCTGCGCCAGCCCTTCCTGTCGCTCGCCGGCATTCGCAAGGCCTATCCGGGCGTCGTCGCGCTCTCCGACTTCTCGATGACGGTCAGCCCGGGCGAGGTGATCGGCCTTGTCGGGGAAAACGGCGCCGGCAAGTCGACGCTGATGAAAATTCTCGGCGGCGTCGCGGCGCCCGACGCCGGCACGATCACGATCGACGGCGTCGAGCGGAGTTCGTTCACCGTCGCGGAGAGCATGAAGGCGGGGATCGCCTTCGTGCATCAGGAACTCAACCTGTTCGACAATCTCGACGTTGCCGCCAACATCTTCGTGGGCCGCGAGCCGCGGCGGGGCGGTTTTCTCAATCTCGTCGACAACGACCGGATGCACGCCATGGCGGAGCCTTTGCTTCGCCGGCTCGGCGCCGGCTTCGGGCCGTCGACGCCGCTGGCCGACCTGTCGCTAGCACGGCGCCAGATGGTGGAGATCGCCAAGGCGCTGTCGATGAATGCGCGTCTGGTCATCCTCGACGAGCCGACATCGAGCCTGCCGATGTCCGAGACCGAGAAGCTGCTCGAGACCATCGAGGCGCTCCGCAGCGAGGGCATCGCCGTCATCTTCATCTCCCACCGGCTGCACGAGATCGAGCGCGCCGTGGGACGGGTCGTCGTCCTGCGCGATGGAGTGCTCGCCGGCAATCTCGATCGCAGCGAGATCACGCATGACCGCATGGTGAAGATGATGATCGGCCGCGATCTGAAGGTGCAGATCGGGACGCATGAGGCGAAGGCAGGGCCGGTCGTCCTGGCGGCCAAGGGCGTTCGGACCACGGCCTATCCGCATCACGAGCTCGACATATCGCTTAGGAGCGGCGAGATCCTCGGCCTCGCCGGCCTCGTCGGCGCCGGTCGCACGGAACTGGCGCAGGTGCTCTTCGGCATTGATGCGCCGCTCGGCGGCTCGATCACCCTGAACGGCGCGGAAGCGCGAATCCACTCGGCAACGGAAGCCATCAAGAAGGGCATCTTCCTGGTCCCGGAGGACCGCAAGGCCGCCGGCGTGCTGCTCGACCTGCCGATCGCCGAGAACATCACGCTGCCCAACTTAGGCGCGCATTCGAGGAGCCTTCTGGTGTCGCGCCGCAAAGAGGTCGCCACGGCCGAGCGGGAGCGGCGCAGCCTCGGGATCCGCACGCCGTCGGTGATGACGCGGACCGGTTCGCTGTCGGGCGGCAACCAGCAGAAGGTCGTGCTCGCCAAATGGCTGGCCATGGACCCGAAGGTCATGATCTTCGATGAACCGACCCGCGGCATCGACATCGGCGCCAAATCGGAAATCTATCGGCTGATGCGGGGCCTCGCCGACAAGGGCGTTGCTGTCCTGATGATCTCCAGCGACATGGAGGAAGTCATCGGGGTGTCCGACCGCATCGCCGTCATGCATGAAGGCATGATCTCCGGCACGCTGGATAAGAAAGATTTCAGTCAGGAGAACATCCTGTTGCTGGCAGTGGGAAGATCGATCGACGGCGCGTCGGCAAACATGCAGGGAAGAATGGAATGA
- a CDS encoding 2'-deoxycytidine 5'-triphosphate deaminase, translating to MQTGILSDDEIREAFGFGYIRAPRALDADQIQPASLDLRLGLVAYRVRASFLPGKALTVRERIDQLKLHEIDLQPGAVLETGCVYIVPLLESLALPADIEASTNPKSSTGRLDIFTRVIADNAQAFDTVPPGYSGPLYLEVSPRTFPIVVRTGSRLSQIRFRRGDSRLTDVELVELHEREPLVDGAPSISNGLLVSIDLEGAGDIIGYRAKRHTGVVDVDKRAACDVLDYWEPIRPRGKAEIILDPDQFYILVSREAVHVPPDYAAEMVAFDPLVGEFRVHYAGFFDPGFGHDAAGGTGSRAVLEVRSHEVPFILEHGQTVGRLVYERMSKRPALLYGADRGSNYQAQGLKLSKHFR from the coding sequence ATTCAAACCGGAATTCTCTCCGACGACGAGATCCGCGAGGCGTTCGGCTTTGGCTATATCCGCGCGCCGCGGGCGCTCGATGCCGACCAGATCCAGCCGGCCAGTCTCGATCTTCGCCTCGGCCTCGTTGCCTACCGGGTCCGCGCCAGCTTCCTGCCGGGCAAGGCGCTCACCGTCCGCGAGCGCATCGACCAGTTGAAGCTGCACGAGATCGACCTGCAGCCCGGCGCCGTGCTGGAGACCGGCTGCGTCTATATCGTCCCGCTGCTGGAAAGCCTGGCGCTGCCAGCCGATATCGAGGCCTCGACCAATCCGAAATCTTCGACCGGCCGGCTCGATATCTTCACCCGCGTCATCGCCGACAACGCCCAGGCTTTTGACACGGTGCCGCCGGGCTATTCCGGGCCGCTCTATCTGGAAGTCAGCCCGCGTACCTTCCCGATCGTCGTGCGCACGGGCTCGCGCCTATCCCAGATCCGCTTTCGCCGAGGCGACTCCCGTCTCACCGACGTTGAATTGGTGGAGCTGCACGAGCGCGAGCCGCTGGTCGACGGCGCGCCGTCGATCTCCAACGGGCTGCTCGTCTCGATTGATCTCGAAGGTGCCGGTGACATCATCGGCTATCGCGCCAAGCGCCATACCGGCGTCGTCGATGTCGACAAGCGCGCCGCCTGCGATGTGCTCGATTATTGGGAGCCGATCCGACCGCGCGGCAAGGCCGAGATCATCCTCGATCCCGACCAGTTCTACATCCTCGTCTCGCGCGAGGCCGTGCATGTCCCGCCGGACTATGCGGCGGAGATGGTCGCCTTCGACCCGCTGGTCGGCGAGTTCCGCGTCCATTATGCCGGCTTCTTCGATCCGGGCTTCGGCCATGACGCCGCCGGCGGAACCGGTAGCCGCGCCGTGCTCGAAGTCAGGAGCCACGAGGTCCCGTTCATCCTCGAGCATGGCCAGACGGTCGGCCGCCTCGTCTATGAGCGCATGTCGAAGCGCCCGGCGCTGCTCTATGGCGCCGATCGCGGCTCCAACTACCAGGCGCAGGGCCTGAAGCTCTCCAAGCACTTCCGCTGA
- a CDS encoding DUF6790 family protein yields MSELIRFALSNFTLTFLALGLAAAIVQLLFGWRRFSAAFVVEALLRWFLFFSIGASFLYNFVMHTVFGVMSARFIGWADSPFQAEVGFASLGFSLVGFLAFRRSFDLRLAAIVGPAVFLLGAAGGHVYQMVAAGNFAPGNAGVIFWTDIGVPVAGLLLLFLQRRLGRPRRPRPALA; encoded by the coding sequence ATGTCGGAGCTTATCCGGTTCGCGCTTTCGAATTTCACGCTGACCTTCCTGGCCCTCGGCCTCGCCGCGGCGATTGTCCAATTGCTCTTCGGCTGGCGCCGATTCTCAGCCGCCTTCGTCGTCGAGGCCCTGCTGCGCTGGTTCCTGTTCTTCTCGATCGGTGCCAGCTTCCTCTACAATTTCGTCATGCACACCGTCTTCGGCGTGATGTCGGCCCGCTTCATCGGCTGGGCCGACAGCCCGTTCCAGGCCGAAGTCGGCTTCGCCAGTCTCGGCTTCTCGCTGGTCGGCTTCCTCGCCTTTCGCCGTTCTTTCGACTTAAGGCTCGCGGCCATTGTTGGTCCGGCGGTCTTCCTGCTCGGCGCGGCCGGCGGGCATGTTTACCAGATGGTGGCGGCAGGGAATTTCGCGCCCGGCAATGCCGGGGTAATCTTCTGGACGGATATCGGCGTGCCGGTCGCCGGACTCCTGCTGCTCTTCCTGCAGCGTCGCCTCGGACGTCCGCGCCGTCCACGTCCGGCGCTCGCGTGA
- a CDS encoding sugar-binding protein has protein sequence MTAALVAGFATGAHAEDKKQLAFVVNIAADFWKAAEAGMKKAQGELPDYDLVFKYPDQSTVAIQNQIMDDLVTAGVSAIMVSAIDPNATDNLNKIAGQTALFTTDSDAPQSKRIAYIGSSNVSLGQQAGEIAKAAMPNGGKCMGFVGHLDAANYKERAQGFNEGVKGTQITLVDTRSDGGDQTVAKKNVEDVLVANPDITCMVGFYSYSTPAIYQALSNADKLGKITVIAFDDDPITLGGVKEGSVAGTVVQQPFQWAYQGFKLMAAYLKGDKSGIPADGVIIVPGQILHAADIDAYVANLKAMQGG, from the coding sequence ATGACGGCGGCCCTGGTCGCGGGCTTCGCAACCGGCGCCCACGCGGAAGACAAGAAGCAGCTGGCCTTCGTGGTCAACATCGCCGCCGACTTCTGGAAGGCCGCCGAGGCCGGCATGAAGAAGGCCCAGGGTGAGCTTCCGGACTACGATCTCGTCTTCAAATATCCGGACCAGTCGACCGTCGCCATCCAGAACCAGATCATGGACGATCTGGTCACGGCCGGCGTGAGCGCGATCATGGTCTCGGCCATCGATCCGAACGCGACCGACAATCTCAACAAGATCGCCGGCCAGACTGCGCTGTTCACGACCGACTCCGACGCGCCGCAAAGCAAGCGCATCGCCTATATCGGCTCGTCCAACGTCTCGCTCGGCCAGCAGGCCGGTGAGATCGCCAAGGCGGCGATGCCGAATGGCGGCAAGTGCATGGGCTTCGTCGGCCATCTTGACGCCGCGAACTACAAGGAGCGCGCGCAGGGCTTCAACGAGGGCGTGAAGGGCACGCAGATCACCCTCGTCGACACCCGCTCGGACGGTGGTGACCAGACGGTCGCCAAAAAGAACGTCGAGGACGTCCTCGTCGCCAATCCCGACATCACCTGCATGGTCGGCTTCTACTCCTACAGCACGCCCGCCATCTACCAGGCGCTCAGCAATGCCGACAAGCTCGGCAAGATCACCGTCATCGCGTTCGATGACGATCCGATCACGCTGGGCGGCGTGAAGGAAGGCTCCGTTGCCGGCACGGTCGTACAGCAGCCGTTCCAGTGGGCCTATCAGGGCTTCAAGCTGATGGCCGCCTACCTCAAGGGCGACAAGTCGGGCATCCCGGCCGACGGCGTGATCATCGTTCCCGGCCAGATCCTGCATGCCGCCGACATCGACGCCTACGTCGCCAATCTGAAGGCCATGCAAGGCGGCTAA
- a CDS encoding ABC transporter permease encodes MTKKDLGLLILILVVGAVVAAINPRFLLPINLANTANLVGMFGISALGQAFVIMTGGIELSVGSVIALTGVLFVDLVANQGVPWPIAAAIVLIMGVVIGLVHGLLITKLRLQPFVVTLCGLLIYRGLARFYTKDSTAGFGFGQKFPELEFLTAGRSFGVPNSFIALIIIAIIMWVVLHRSIFGRHLYAVGKNEEAARYSGIRTGLVIIAAYVICQVLTVVSAIYFAMYTRSIAPSAHGNFYELYAIAAAVLGGFSLRGGEGSIIGALLGVVLLQELQNLVNLLGIPSSLNFAVMGTVILIGVIADQQLARFRAARANSRKESTRLSAAPGE; translated from the coding sequence ATGACGAAGAAGGATCTGGGGCTTCTCATCCTGATCTTGGTGGTCGGCGCCGTCGTCGCCGCGATCAATCCACGCTTCCTGCTACCCATCAATCTTGCCAATACAGCCAACCTCGTCGGCATGTTCGGCATATCGGCGCTCGGCCAGGCCTTCGTCATCATGACCGGCGGCATCGAGCTCTCGGTCGGCTCCGTCATCGCCCTGACCGGCGTCCTGTTCGTCGATCTGGTCGCCAACCAGGGCGTGCCCTGGCCGATCGCCGCCGCCATCGTCCTGATCATGGGCGTGGTCATCGGCCTCGTGCACGGACTACTGATCACCAAGCTCCGCCTGCAGCCCTTCGTGGTCACGCTGTGCGGCCTTTTGATCTATCGCGGCCTCGCGCGCTTCTACACCAAGGACTCGACGGCCGGTTTCGGCTTCGGCCAGAAATTCCCGGAGCTCGAATTCCTCACGGCCGGCCGCAGCTTCGGCGTGCCCAACTCCTTCATCGCCTTGATCATCATCGCCATCATCATGTGGGTGGTGCTGCACCGGTCGATCTTCGGGCGCCATCTCTATGCGGTCGGCAAAAACGAAGAGGCGGCGCGCTATTCCGGCATCCGCACCGGCCTCGTCATCATCGCCGCCTATGTGATCTGCCAGGTGCTCACCGTGGTGTCCGCGATCTATTTCGCGATGTACACGCGTTCCATCGCCCCGTCCGCCCATGGCAATTTCTATGAGCTCTATGCCATTGCCGCGGCGGTGCTCGGCGGCTTCTCGCTGCGCGGCGGCGAGGGCTCGATCATCGGCGCGCTGCTGGGCGTCGTGCTGCTGCAGGAGTTGCAGAACCTCGTCAACCTGCTCGGCATCCCGAGTTCGCTCAATTTTGCGGTGATGGGCACGGTGATCCTGATCGGCGTCATTGCCGACCAGCAACTGGCGCGATTCCGCGCCGCCAGAGCCAATTCGCGAAAGGAAAGCACCCGGCTGAGCGCCGCTCCAGGAGAGTAG
- a CDS encoding SDR family oxidoreductase has translation MDVGVDGKILLITGATQGVGEAIALEAARSGADGVMVSGRNARRGADVAAELEELGAEAGFVEAALEDSEAPAAIFQATLDRFGRVDVVINAAALTDRGSVADADPDFFDRMFAVNTRAPMLLMQELIRHLRERKAPGAIVNILSVNVHGGTPDLAVYAASKAALAILTKNAAFTHRFDRIRANGILLGWADTPGERDMQANKLGHGEEWLAKAEAGMPWGRMIKPEDVARLAIFLASDASIPMTGALIDQQQDYVLGVRD, from the coding sequence ATGGATGTCGGCGTCGACGGCAAGATTCTGCTGATAACCGGAGCCACGCAAGGCGTCGGCGAGGCCATCGCGCTGGAGGCGGCCCGGTCGGGTGCCGACGGCGTGATGGTGAGCGGGCGCAACGCCCGTCGCGGCGCCGATGTCGCCGCCGAATTGGAGGAACTCGGCGCCGAGGCTGGCTTCGTCGAGGCGGCGCTGGAGGATTCAGAGGCGCCCGCCGCGATCTTCCAGGCGACGTTGGACCGCTTTGGCCGTGTCGACGTCGTGATCAATGCCGCGGCGCTCACCGATCGCGGCTCGGTTGCCGATGCCGATCCGGATTTCTTCGACCGCATGTTCGCCGTCAATACGCGCGCACCGATGTTGCTGATGCAGGAACTCATCCGCCACCTGCGCGAACGCAAGGCGCCCGGCGCCATCGTCAATATCCTCTCCGTCAACGTTCATGGCGGCACGCCGGATCTCGCCGTCTACGCCGCCAGCAAGGCGGCGCTCGCGATCCTGACCAAGAACGCCGCCTTCACCCATCGCTTCGACCGCATCCGCGCCAATGGCATCCTGCTCGGCTGGGCTGACACGCCCGGCGAGCGCGACATGCAGGCCAACAAGCTGGGTCACGGCGAGGAATGGCTCGCCAAGGCCGAGGCGGGAATGCCCTGGGGGCGGATGATCAAGCCCGAGGATGTCGCGCGCCTCGCGATATTCCTCGCGAGCGATGCTTCGATCCCGATGACCGGAGCGCTTATCGACCAGCAGCAGGACTATGTCCTGGGCGTTCGCGACTAG
- a CDS encoding LssY C-terminal domain-containing protein, whose amino-acid sequence MIAMPRGLRGWIAAAGLMVISIGAASAASPAFDRSLLGEVRQAVQGEVTVRTAVPDAKEIQAIFGVPVIEKGVQPVFVEIQNDGDAPLWYMPITTDETYFAPLEVAWRFRDPLDPKTGVEAAKAMTRFAMPLSIPAHATVSGFVFTHLETGLKFLTFGMLKGGDEIEFRFIVPVSGPAYLGEKVDFATIYKPGEIRNVDLAGLRAAIEALPCCTTNADGTKKGDPLNLVVVGDLPAIFAFTSRGWRLTEPLDLHSAIDTAKSFLIGSQYETSPVSPLYALGRAQDLALQKARSTIDERNHMRFWLTPLRYEGKDVWLGQISRDIGVELTTKSWYLTTHKISPSVDFDRDYLLQDVLLSGAVEHFGYAKGVGLSSADAPRVNLTDDPYMTDGLRLVLMIGGEDDPIEDVDALEWEALPEPVP is encoded by the coding sequence ATGATCGCGATGCCGCGTGGGCTCAGGGGATGGATCGCAGCAGCCGGTCTGATGGTGATCTCCATCGGCGCGGCTTCCGCCGCATCACCCGCCTTCGATCGGTCCCTGCTTGGCGAGGTTCGGCAGGCCGTCCAGGGCGAGGTGACGGTTCGCACGGCCGTTCCGGACGCGAAAGAGATCCAGGCGATCTTCGGCGTGCCCGTGATCGAGAAAGGCGTGCAGCCGGTTTTCGTCGAGATCCAGAACGATGGCGACGCGCCGCTCTGGTACATGCCCATCACCACCGACGAAACCTATTTCGCCCCACTTGAGGTCGCCTGGCGCTTCCGCGACCCGCTGGATCCGAAGACGGGCGTCGAGGCGGCCAAGGCCATGACGCGCTTCGCCATGCCGCTCTCGATTCCCGCCCATGCGACCGTCTCGGGCTTCGTTTTCACTCATCTGGAGACGGGCCTCAAATTTCTGACTTTCGGCATGCTGAAGGGCGGCGACGAGATCGAGTTCCGCTTCATCGTTCCGGTCTCGGGACCGGCCTATCTCGGCGAGAAGGTCGATTTCGCCACGATCTACAAGCCGGGCGAGATCCGGAATGTCGACTTGGCCGGCCTGCGGGCCGCCATCGAGGCGCTGCCCTGCTGCACCACCAATGCCGATGGCACGAAGAAGGGCGACCCGCTCAACCTCGTCGTGGTGGGAGACCTCCCCGCGATCTTCGCCTTCACGAGCCGTGGCTGGCGGCTGACGGAGCCGCTGGATCTTCACAGCGCCATCGACACGGCGAAATCCTTCCTGATCGGTTCGCAATACGAAACCTCGCCCGTCAGCCCGCTCTATGCCCTCGGACGGGCGCAGGACCTCGCGCTGCAAAAGGCACGCTCGACCATCGACGAGCGCAACCATATGCGCTTCTGGCTGACCCCGCTGCGCTACGAGGGCAAGGATGTCTGGCTCGGCCAGATCAGCCGCGACATCGGCGTCGAACTGACGACCAAGTCCTGGTACCTGACCACGCACAAGATCAGCCCCTCGGTCGATTTCGACCGCGACTACCTGCTGCAGGACGTCTTGCTTTCCGGAGCCGTCGAGCATTTCGGCTACGCGAAGGGCGTAGGCCTTTCCAGCGCCGACGCGCCGCGCGTCAACCTCACCGACGATCCCTACATGACCGACGGGTTGCGGCTGGTCCTGATGATCGGGGGCGAGGACGACCCGATCGAGGACGTCGATGCGCTCGAGTGGGAAGCACTGCCGGAGCCTGTGCCGTAG